The sequence below is a genomic window from Rhizobium sp. NXC14.
TGCCGCCATCGACGGTGATTTCTATGCCGGTGACGTTGGCAGAATCGTTCGAGGCGAGATAGAGCGCTGCCTTGGCGATTTCCTCGGCTTCGCTCATGCGGCCGAGCGGGCTCAGGCCGCCCATGCGAGCCTCGAGCGCCGACATCGCATCTTCCGTTGGTGCCATCGGCGACCAGATCGGCGTCTTGGTGCCGCCTGGCGTCACCTGGTTGACGCGGATGCCGCGCGGCGCAAGTTCCGACGCCATATTGCGCGTCATGGCGCGCACCGCAGCCTTCGTCGCCGCATAGGCCGACCAGCCGGGAGCGCCGAGCACGGCATGCACCGAGCCGTTGAGGATCACCGAGCTGCCGTCGCTGAGATGCGGCAGGGCCGCTTGCACGGTGAAGAACACTGCCGTCAGGTTGGTGCTGATGATCCGATTGAACTGCTCCGGCGACGTGTCACCGAGCGGTGTTGCGCCGCCGATGCCGGCGTTGGCGAAGACGATGTCGAACTTACCGACCTTCGCGGCCGCTTCCGCAAAAGCCTTCTCGGTGGCGACGGCATCGGTGACATCGACCTTCAGCGCCAGCACACCGGCCCCAAGCGCCTTTTCGGCGGCGGCAAGCGTTTCCGGGTTGCGGCCGGTGATCACCACCTTGGCACCTCGTCGATGAAGACTTTGGCAGTCGCAAGACCGATACCGCTGTTTCCGCCGGTGATCAGGGCGACCTTGTTTCTTAGACGCATGATTCATGCTCCTTGGAAATGACAACGATCTGGATTACGATCGCTATCTATAAGGATTATGATTGCAATCCACATGAGTCAAGAGGCAATACGGGAGAGTCCGATGGGCCGTTCGCAGCTGGAAAAACAGAAGACGCACGAGAAAATCGTCGAGACTGCGTCAAAGCGGTTGCGCGAAGAGGGGTTAGAAGGCATCGGCGTCGCCGACCTGATGAAGGAGGCCGGGCTGACCGTCGGCGGCTTCTACAAGCACTTCGCCTCCCGTGACGATCTCGTCGCCGAAGCGATCGAGTCCGCCTTCGATTCATGGGGGCGCAGGCTGGAAGCAGAGGGTGTGGACCCCGCGAAGATGACGGCTGCCGATGTCGCCGATCGCTATCTCAGCGCCTATCATCGCGACAATCCTGGCGAAGGCTGCCCTTTCGCCGCGCTGACCTCCGATATCGCGCGCAGCAGCGAGAAGGCGCGGCGCATTGCCACGGAGCGGCTCGAACGCAATTTCCAGGCATTGGCCGGCAAGGCCACGGGAGCAAATAAAGGGGAAAGACGGCGAAAGGCAATCATGGCTTTCGCCATGATGGCAGGCGGCGTCGGCCTTGCCAGGGTTTCCTCGGATGAGGCTCTTTCGGGCGAAATCCTGGAGACGATCCGGGATTTCGTCGCCGATATCGGCAAATGACGAACGGCCGGCAGGTGCCGGCCGTTCAATGGAGGGTTCTGAAGCCGATCAGGCTGCGAGTGCGATTTCGTCGACGCGCGACTTGGCGGCGCCGATGGCCTTTTCGGCTGCTTCCGGGCCGAAAGCAAGGCCTTCGACATAGATGGTCTCGATATCGGTGATGCCGAGGAAGCCGAGAACCGATTTCAGGTAAGGCACGGCATGGTTCAGAGGAGCAGCCGGTCCCTGCGAGTAGACGCCGCCGGAAGCAAGCACCACATAAACCTTCTTGCCCGTTACGAGGCCCACCGGGCCGCTTTCCGTGTACTTGAAGGTCACGCCGGCGCGGGCGACATTGTCGATCCACGTCTTCAGCGACGAATAGATGTTGAAGTTGATCAGGCCGGTGCTGATGACGATCGTGTCGGCGGCAAACAGTTCGGCGACCAGTTCGTCGGAGGTCTTGATGGCTGCGATCTCTTCGGCGGTGCGGGCTTCCGCCGGCTTGCGGATCGCGCCGGTGAAGAGGTCGTCGATATGCGGCAGCGGCGTGGCGGCAAGGTCGCGGCGGACGACGACGCTGCCCGGCTTCTGGTTTTTCAGCTTCTCGGCGAGATCGGCGGCGATTGGGGTCGAGAGCGATTCGGCACGCGGGCTGGACGTCAGAAGAAGAATGGACGACATGGATCATTTCCTTTCGAATTGAACAGAACGGCTCGTTGCTGGGAGATGAGCCGCGGTGTCGAACAGGAAAATAAGTCTGGCCTGCTATCGAAAAAACGGAGATAATGTCGATCGAAACTATCGATGGAATGGATGGAAGTGCTTCCGAACCCCACCCTGGATCAATTGCAGGTGTTTTTGACCGTTGCCGAAACCGGCAGCTTTTCGGCCGCTTCGCGGGCATTGAACCGGGCGCAATCGGTTATCAGCTATACGATCGCCAACCTGGAGGCACAGCTCGAAATGCCGCTTTTTGAGCGTTCCGGCGCGCGCCAGCCGAAGCTGACCGAGGCGGGCAAGGCGATGCTCGAG
It includes:
- a CDS encoding TetR/AcrR family transcriptional regulator, which translates into the protein MGRSQLEKQKTHEKIVETASKRLREEGLEGIGVADLMKEAGLTVGGFYKHFASRDDLVAEAIESAFDSWGRRLEAEGVDPAKMTAADVADRYLSAYHRDNPGEGCPFAALTSDIARSSEKARRIATERLERNFQALAGKATGANKGERRRKAIMAFAMMAGGVGLARVSSDEALSGEILETIRDFVADIGK
- a CDS encoding FMN-dependent NADH-azoreductase; translated protein: MSSILLLTSSPRAESLSTPIAADLAEKLKNQKPGSVVVRRDLAATPLPHIDDLFTGAIRKPAEARTAEEIAAIKTSDELVAELFAADTIVISTGLINFNIYSSLKTWIDNVARAGVTFKYTESGPVGLVTGKKVYVVLASGGVYSQGPAAPLNHAVPYLKSVLGFLGITDIETIYVEGLAFGPEAAEKAIGAAKSRVDEIALAA